A section of the Methanosarcina mazei S-6 genome encodes:
- a CDS encoding oligosaccharyl transferase, archaeosortase A system-associated yields the protein MIITNNITRISETKKIPKKINLGIISLLIVFMIAFLMRMLSYASLTADGGITFTGYDEFYHMRRILYTTFNFPSFLNFDTYINYPYGFEVGWPPFFDLLGALLAIILGAGQPDVHTVEFAGAILPVLLGVLTIIPVYVIAASIFNRKTGLVGALVFAVLPAHVYISRFGTVDHHVAEVFLSTVAYAFFILALKQAGESKLSSGSLKNISSDKKPVKPLVYSAVSGLFFSLLIFTWVGAPAFVSFIVLYALIQATLDLKTGRKSDYVFICSAVALLATLLFTIPLSAGAVREGLEMSAMYLSWFQVVYLVIMLTGILLLWGFSSYASKKEMDWKYYPGILILVFGSGLLFLRMFSGEYYAFIIEGMRFFSGKGEYISTIVEAVPLFLTGQGKFTLSGVLGSFGLTFLTALAGLFLLILELKSEKSRPENIFFLVWTLFYAYLALSQRRFTYLFALNVSILTAYLFWVLMESLDFENEIKKLIKRGKGERKVSETALQTEKKSSLKRKSKNRQVTESKSKTDEPDYFKLVSGTALIALIFVSSIWIDVTYAKDGVSIDPGWQDSLEWLEASTPETSYYLEPSETPEYGVLSWWDYGNWIVYVGKRPAVSNNFQTGVEDSANFLLTDSEEEAKTIVEKLKVKYVMTDTLMAEGKFSSITSLAGKEIGEYYEVETVKGDTGLRTVATPKQALLQTQVYKLHKLDGTSLGHFRLVHESAVNSTDDGNSKENTVKVFEYVKGATLSGTASPNETVMATLELSSNTGRKFTYQKGDVADENGLFEITVPYSTESTGDGVHATSAYSLTSGEKPITSGIQVTEDDILNGNRIEVKAPEGA from the coding sequence TTGATTATTACGAATAATATAACGAGGATTTCGGAGACAAAAAAGATTCCAAAAAAAATCAACCTGGGGATAATATCCCTGCTTATAGTTTTCATGATAGCGTTTCTCATGCGCATGCTCTCCTATGCTTCACTTACCGCAGACGGAGGCATAACCTTCACGGGCTATGATGAATTTTATCATATGCGGCGCATTCTTTATACGACTTTTAATTTCCCCAGCTTCCTTAACTTTGACACCTACATTAATTATCCTTATGGTTTTGAAGTTGGGTGGCCTCCATTCTTTGACCTGTTAGGTGCTCTGCTTGCAATAATTCTCGGAGCAGGACAGCCCGATGTACACACCGTCGAATTTGCAGGAGCTATTTTACCCGTACTGCTCGGAGTCCTGACAATAATCCCGGTATATGTGATTGCAGCCTCAATCTTTAACAGAAAAACAGGACTTGTTGGAGCTTTAGTTTTTGCGGTTCTGCCCGCTCACGTATATATATCACGTTTTGGGACAGTTGACCATCATGTGGCTGAAGTGTTCCTTTCAACAGTAGCCTATGCGTTTTTCATACTTGCGTTAAAGCAGGCAGGGGAAAGTAAGCTTTCATCAGGTTCGCTTAAAAATATATCATCAGATAAAAAACCTGTAAAGCCTCTGGTTTATTCCGCGGTCTCAGGGCTCTTTTTTTCCCTCCTCATATTCACATGGGTAGGAGCTCCTGCCTTTGTCAGTTTTATTGTTCTTTACGCATTAATTCAGGCAACACTCGACCTTAAAACAGGAAGAAAATCGGATTACGTATTCATTTGCTCTGCCGTAGCCCTGCTTGCAACACTTCTGTTTACCATTCCTCTCTCGGCCGGGGCGGTCCGTGAAGGACTTGAGATGAGTGCAATGTACCTTTCCTGGTTCCAGGTAGTGTATCTGGTGATCATGCTTACCGGAATACTCCTTCTCTGGGGCTTTTCATCATACGCCTCAAAGAAAGAAATGGACTGGAAGTATTATCCTGGCATTTTAATCCTCGTTTTTGGCTCAGGGCTTCTTTTCCTGAGGATGTTTTCCGGTGAATACTACGCTTTTATTATTGAAGGCATGAGGTTCTTTTCAGGCAAAGGAGAATACATAAGCACGATTGTCGAAGCAGTCCCCCTGTTTTTGACAGGGCAGGGAAAATTTACTCTTTCAGGGGTGCTGGGAAGTTTCGGGCTTACTTTCCTCACTGCACTGGCAGGTCTTTTCCTTCTTATCCTTGAATTGAAAAGCGAAAAATCAAGACCTGAAAATATATTTTTCCTTGTATGGACACTTTTTTATGCTTATCTTGCCCTTTCCCAGAGACGCTTTACCTATCTTTTTGCATTAAACGTTTCAATTCTTACTGCCTATCTCTTCTGGGTTCTGATGGAATCTCTTGATTTCGAAAATGAAATAAAAAAGCTGATAAAACGCGGGAAGGGAGAGAGGAAAGTTTCTGAAACCGCTCTTCAAACAGAAAAAAAGTCATCATTAAAAAGGAAGTCGAAAAACAGACAGGTAACGGAATCAAAGAGTAAGACTGATGAACCGGACTACTTTAAACTTGTTTCCGGAACTGCACTTATTGCACTTATTTTTGTTTCTTCGATCTGGATTGATGTGACTTATGCAAAAGATGGTGTCTCTATCGACCCTGGATGGCAGGACTCTCTTGAATGGCTTGAGGCTTCCACACCTGAGACTTCCTATTATCTTGAGCCTTCAGAAACCCCTGAGTATGGAGTGCTCAGCTGGTGGGACTACGGAAACTGGATAGTATATGTGGGAAAGCGCCCCGCAGTTTCAAATAACTTCCAGACAGGTGTAGAAGACTCTGCGAACTTCCTCCTGACAGATTCAGAAGAAGAAGCAAAAACAATAGTTGAGAAACTCAAAGTAAAATATGTAATGACAGACACACTGATGGCAGAAGGCAAGTTCAGTTCTATTACCTCGTTAGCAGGGAAAGAGATTGGAGAGTATTACGAAGTCGAAACCGTAAAAGGAGATACAGGCCTCAGGACCGTTGCGACTCCCAAACAGGCGCTTTTGCAGACTCAGGTATATAAGCTTCACAAACTCGACGGGACCTCTCTGGGACATTTCAGGCTGGTCCACGAAAGTGCCGTGAATTCCACGGATGATGGGAACAGTAAAGAAAATACTGTAAAGGTATTCGAATATGTTAAAGGGGCAACTCTTTCAGGCACTGCAAGCCCTAACGAGACCGTAATGGCGACACTTGAGCTCAGCTCAAACACAGGCAGAAAATTTACATATCAGAAAGGGGACGTTGCAGATGAAAATGGTTTGTTTGAGATAACTGTTCCCTACTCAACTGAAAGCACAGGAGACGGAGTTCATGCTACATCTGCCTACTCGCTGACATCAGGGGAAAAACCGATCACCAGTGGCATTCAGGTGACTGAAGACGATATTTTGAACGGGAACAGAATAGAGGTAAAAGCCCCTGAAGGAGCATAA
- a CDS encoding DHH family phosphoesterase: MSNSSKDADSNLKSTVKPRYLILGSGSIGFALAKELRESNKLVIIVDKDEAKIETLREEGFEAILGDISDPELVNNIDLKNVVAILFLSSNNEANRKGIENFKKVVNPDIQIFSRASDIINKEKMEDLGSDYVFMPSKLVASSLSRSLERAESVHRGNRLARWLKGIRDKKLAIVIHDNPDPDAISSGLALKEIAKSLGVEASILYHGRIGHQENKAFVNLLGIDLGKMEEHDLKDFDEIALIDCSIPGVNNMVPPNSYVGIVIDHHPPGETEIKAEYIDIRPNFGATATIMTKYLQQLNINISKTLATALLYGIRTDTQDFKRKTDPADLSAASYLYPLSNHGILDQLEQPSMAIETLEVLGEAIRNRQVLGSYLLSNVGNIRDRDTLPQAADYLLSLEGISTTVVFGVSEDRIYISGRSTDIRVNLGEIMRQAFGEDAGGHANAAGAQIPLGVFSATKDRQTLLRLVNEAVVKRFLSAVGVESTGE; the protein is encoded by the coding sequence TTGTCTAATTCTTCAAAAGATGCGGATAGCAATCTTAAAAGTACAGTTAAACCCAGGTATCTTATTTTGGGTAGCGGTAGCATTGGTTTTGCTCTTGCAAAAGAGCTCAGGGAAAGCAATAAGCTTGTAATTATTGTTGATAAGGACGAAGCCAAGATTGAGACTCTCAGGGAAGAAGGGTTTGAAGCCATTCTCGGAGATATCTCTGATCCTGAACTCGTTAATAATATTGATCTTAAAAACGTCGTTGCAATACTCTTCCTGAGTTCTAACAATGAGGCTAACAGAAAAGGAATTGAAAACTTCAAAAAAGTGGTAAACCCTGATATCCAGATCTTTTCCAGGGCTTCGGATATCATCAATAAAGAAAAGATGGAAGACCTGGGATCGGATTATGTCTTTATGCCTTCAAAGCTCGTTGCAAGCTCTCTTTCCCGCTCTCTCGAGAGAGCCGAATCAGTCCACAGGGGCAACAGGCTTGCCAGGTGGCTGAAGGGAATCAGGGATAAAAAACTTGCCATCGTAATCCATGACAACCCTGACCCTGACGCAATATCCAGCGGGCTTGCCTTAAAGGAAATTGCAAAAAGCCTCGGTGTTGAAGCAAGCATTCTCTACCATGGAAGGATAGGGCATCAGGAGAACAAGGCTTTCGTAAACCTTCTCGGGATTGATCTCGGCAAGATGGAGGAGCACGATCTGAAGGACTTTGACGAAATTGCCCTGATAGACTGCTCGATCCCGGGAGTTAATAATATGGTTCCCCCCAACTCCTACGTGGGAATTGTAATTGACCACCACCCTCCGGGAGAAACCGAGATAAAGGCTGAATATATCGACATCAGGCCCAACTTCGGGGCGACAGCCACCATAATGACAAAGTACCTGCAGCAGTTGAATATCAATATCTCCAAAACCCTCGCAACGGCTCTGCTTTATGGTATAAGGACCGATACTCAGGACTTTAAGCGGAAAACAGATCCGGCAGACCTCTCTGCTGCTTCCTACCTTTATCCGCTTTCGAACCACGGGATACTGGACCAGCTCGAGCAGCCTTCGATGGCTATTGAAACCCTTGAGGTACTCGGGGAAGCTATTCGGAACCGGCAGGTACTTGGGAGTTACCTTCTCTCAAATGTCGGTAACATCCGCGATAGGGACACCCTTCCCCAGGCTGCGGATTATCTCCTGAGCCTTGAGGGGATCTCCACAACCGTTGTCTTCGGGGTTTCGGAAGACCGCATCTATATCTCCGGACGCAGCACCGATATAAGGGTCAACCTTGGAGAAATTATGCGCCAGGCTTTTGGAGAAGATGCAGGAGGGCATGCAAATGCAGCAGGTGCCCAGATACCTCTCGGAGTTTTCAGTGCCACAAAAGACAGGCAGACACTTCTGAGGCTCGTTAACGAAGCAGTCGTTAAAAGGTTCCTCAGCGCGGTAGGGGTGGAAAGTACCGGAGAATAA
- a CDS encoding bifunctional ADP-dependent NAD(P)H-hydrate dehydratase/NAD(P)H-hydrate epimerase, which translates to MKYISSLRMKAIDRNCAYLGLLPLQLMENAGAAVARSVKEKLGNGKVLFVAGRGNNGGDAFVAARHLAGIPGYAVRVILLGKGSDIGSEEAFHNFSLLRFSRVKTLEIRDSNQLTASEWFSEADLLVDAVFGTGVKGKIKEPESTAIELINKEGKAGKTVIAVDIPSGLDPEGGDFDKAVYADLTVTFHRMKAELLTEKAKEYTGTIKVEEIGVCADAEHYVGPGDLQMLRKRKFDAHKGNAGRILIIGGGPYSGAPALAALAALKTGADLVTAAVPESVARTVASYSPDLIVRKLSSNVLCPEDMSTLPDLINSHDVVVMGMGLGRATETLETVRKILPFCRKMVLDADALSALSGVLFETLAGNCEIIVTPHGGEFALLRGVETPEDHDAREKAVREFSEEKGVVTLLKGKTDIISDGKQTLLNRTGNPGMTVGGTGDVLAGITGALFSRNPAFLSAACAAFINGSAGDLAFEKSGNALLATDVLEKIPEIIREAGIG; encoded by the coding sequence ATGAAATATATCAGTTCTTTAAGGATGAAGGCGATAGACAGAAACTGTGCATATCTGGGGCTGCTCCCGCTTCAGCTGATGGAAAATGCAGGCGCAGCTGTTGCACGGAGTGTGAAGGAAAAGCTTGGTAATGGAAAAGTACTGTTTGTGGCAGGAAGGGGAAATAATGGGGGCGATGCTTTTGTTGCTGCCAGGCACCTTGCAGGCATCCCAGGATACGCTGTAAGGGTCATACTGCTGGGAAAGGGCAGTGATATAGGAAGTGAGGAAGCTTTTCATAATTTTTCCCTGTTAAGGTTCAGCAGGGTGAAAACACTCGAAATCAGGGACTCAAACCAGCTCACAGCCTCGGAATGGTTTTCCGAAGCAGATCTGCTTGTAGACGCTGTTTTCGGCACAGGGGTAAAAGGAAAGATAAAAGAGCCCGAGTCAACTGCAATTGAGCTTATAAATAAGGAAGGAAAAGCCGGAAAAACAGTAATTGCCGTGGATATCCCGTCCGGGCTTGACCCTGAGGGAGGAGACTTTGATAAAGCGGTATATGCAGACCTTACCGTAACCTTCCACCGGATGAAAGCCGAACTTCTTACAGAGAAGGCAAAAGAATACACAGGTACGATAAAGGTTGAAGAAATCGGAGTCTGCGCAGACGCTGAACATTATGTGGGCCCTGGCGACCTGCAGATGCTCAGAAAGAGAAAATTCGATGCACACAAAGGAAATGCCGGAAGGATCCTTATAATAGGGGGAGGTCCCTACTCAGGGGCTCCCGCACTTGCAGCCCTTGCAGCCCTGAAGACAGGTGCAGACCTTGTAACAGCAGCAGTTCCGGAATCTGTAGCCAGAACAGTGGCGTCTTATTCCCCGGATCTCATTGTCCGAAAACTCTCTTCAAACGTGCTCTGCCCTGAAGACATGTCCACTCTGCCCGATCTCATAAATTCTCATGACGTGGTCGTAATGGGGATGGGGCTTGGAAGAGCTACGGAAACACTCGAAACTGTCAGGAAAATTCTGCCCTTTTGCAGGAAAATGGTGCTTGATGCCGATGCCCTTTCAGCCCTGTCAGGTGTCCTCTTTGAGACCCTTGCAGGAAACTGTGAAATAATAGTAACTCCACACGGAGGAGAGTTTGCGCTGCTGAGAGGTGTGGAAACCCCTGAAGACCATGACGCCCGCGAAAAAGCTGTGAGGGAGTTTTCCGAGGAAAAAGGGGTGGTAACGCTCCTGAAGGGGAAGACAGATATTATTTCTGACGGAAAGCAGACCCTTCTGAACAGGACAGGGAACCCGGGCATGACCGTAGGAGGTACTGGAGACGTACTGGCAGGCATAACAGGGGCTCTTTTTTCAAGAAACCCGGCATTTCTTTCTGCAGCCTGCGCAGCCTTTATCAACGGCTCAGCCGGAGACCTGGCATTCGAAAAATCAGGAAATGCACTGCTTGCGACCGATGTGCTTGAAAAGATTCCTGAAATAATCAGGGAAGCAGGAATAGGATGA
- the moaC gene encoding cyclic pyranopterin monophosphate synthase MoaC, with amino-acid sequence MEKSFTHIEAGRARMVDISEKNDVSRLARAAGEIVLSAETLEKIRTGTVEKGNVFATARVAAVLAVKKTPETIPMCHQIPITGIDVDFEIGEEAVSAVVEVRTVGKTGVEMEALTGVSSALLTVWDMVKSAEKDEIGNYPHTLIRNIRVLEKLKGKA; translated from the coding sequence GTGGAGAAATCTTTTACTCATATTGAAGCCGGCAGGGCACGAATGGTCGATATAAGCGAAAAAAACGATGTTTCAAGACTGGCAAGGGCTGCCGGAGAAATCGTGCTTTCTGCAGAGACGCTGGAGAAAATACGGACAGGAACCGTTGAAAAAGGAAATGTTTTTGCAACTGCCAGGGTTGCAGCTGTCCTTGCAGTTAAAAAGACCCCCGAAACAATCCCAATGTGCCACCAGATCCCCATAACAGGGATAGATGTAGACTTTGAGATAGGGGAAGAAGCGGTTTCTGCTGTGGTCGAGGTCAGGACTGTCGGGAAGACGGGAGTTGAAATGGAGGCTCTGACAGGTGTCTCTTCTGCTCTGCTAACAGTCTGGGATATGGTAAAATCTGCGGAAAAAGACGAAATCGGCAACTATCCTCACACACTTATAAGAAATATCAGGGTGCTTGAGAAGCTAAAGGGTAAAGCTTGA
- a CDS encoding ribose-phosphate diphosphokinase, translating into MKIIGGPASQLLASRTARALGTEPVLCEFNRFPDGELYLRIAEEIENEKVTLIQSTPTDSDFVALLQLIDACEGAAEINVVIPYMGYARQDKKFKSGEPVSARAIARCINADRVFTINIHEKSVLEHFPCPAENLDAAALIGSYVAGFGLERPMLVAPDEGAQGLVKNVASGHGFDHDHLQKTRLSGDTVVIKTKNLDVTGRHVVLVDDMIATGGTMAESIRMLKAQGAIDVHLACVHPVLTRNAALRLFNAGVKDIIGTDTLEKAESKLSVAPLIAEALSGL; encoded by the coding sequence TTGAAGATCATAGGTGGACCAGCATCACAGTTACTTGCCAGCCGCACAGCCAGAGCTCTGGGGACAGAGCCTGTTCTCTGCGAGTTTAACCGCTTCCCTGACGGGGAACTTTATCTTAGGATAGCAGAGGAAATAGAAAACGAAAAAGTTACCCTCATCCAGAGCACGCCCACTGACTCTGATTTTGTCGCCCTGCTCCAGCTTATCGATGCCTGTGAAGGGGCAGCCGAAATAAATGTTGTGATCCCTTACATGGGCTATGCCAGGCAGGACAAGAAATTCAAGTCAGGAGAACCTGTAAGTGCCCGTGCAATTGCCCGCTGTATCAATGCTGACAGGGTTTTTACAATAAATATCCATGAAAAGAGCGTGCTTGAACACTTCCCTTGCCCCGCAGAAAATCTTGACGCAGCAGCCCTTATCGGCTCATATGTTGCAGGTTTCGGCCTTGAGCGCCCCATGCTGGTCGCTCCCGATGAAGGGGCACAGGGGCTTGTGAAGAATGTGGCTTCAGGGCACGGTTTTGACCATGACCACCTTCAGAAGACAAGGCTCAGCGGAGATACAGTTGTAATCAAAACAAAGAACCTTGATGTAACAGGCAGGCACGTTGTCCTTGTGGACGATATGATTGCAACCGGAGGGACAATGGCTGAGTCGATCCGGATGCTTAAAGCCCAGGGAGCAATTGATGTCCACCTTGCCTGCGTACACCCTGTCCTTACAAGAAATGCAGCTTTAAGGCTCTTCAATGCAGGAGTAAAGGACATTATAGGAACCGACACTCTTGAGAAAGCTGAAAGCAAACTGAGTGTTGCCCCTCTTATTGCAGAAGCCCTTTCCGGGCTCTAA
- a CDS encoding C15orf41 family protein, translated as MPPGMLATILNQKIVKMTRFKHRKVYSREKELFLRWKQGRSILELAEHTFFPPTLMASLILKNCDLSRKNINWLFKHLDCIENRRLRREVRKALEADYFFSPRAHEMQCKKGEMGEEIIRKWLDDREISYCTEAEIRAQGDGKTPDFVLSDPIPIEDHMVRWIESKALFGDDFEHKHYAKKQFREYADIFGEGMVVYWYGYLEDLSSEDEGYLIKDHSFFGEYKEQTDELFNYLVYWESPVK; from the coding sequence ATGCCTCCTGGCATGCTTGCTACCATTCTTAATCAAAAAATAGTGAAAATGACGAGGTTCAAGCACAGAAAAGTCTATTCCAGAGAAAAGGAACTATTTTTGCGGTGGAAGCAGGGAAGGTCCATTCTTGAACTTGCAGAACACACATTTTTTCCTCCAACCCTCATGGCTTCCTTAATCCTTAAAAACTGTGACCTGTCCCGAAAAAATATAAACTGGCTGTTCAAGCACCTGGACTGCATTGAAAACCGCCGCCTGAGAAGAGAAGTCAGAAAAGCTCTTGAAGCAGACTATTTCTTCTCTCCGCGTGCCCATGAGATGCAGTGCAAAAAGGGCGAAATGGGAGAAGAAATTATCCGCAAATGGCTTGATGACAGGGAAATTTCTTACTGCACCGAAGCTGAAATAAGGGCTCAGGGAGACGGGAAGACCCCGGATTTTGTCCTTTCCGACCCTATTCCCATAGAGGACCACATGGTCAGGTGGATTGAAAGCAAAGCCCTTTTTGGGGACGATTTCGAACACAAGCATTACGCAAAGAAACAGTTCAGGGAATACGCCGACATTTTCGGGGAAGGCATGGTAGTTTACTGGTATGGTTACCTCGAAGACCTCAGTTCCGAAGACGAAGGCTACCTGATAAAAGACCACAGCTTTTTTGGGGAATATAAAGAGCAGACGGATGAACTGTTTAACTACCTGGTTTACTGGGAATCCCCGGTAAAATAA